The Anastrepha ludens isolate Willacy chromosome 2, idAnaLude1.1, whole genome shotgun sequence genome contains a region encoding:
- the LOC128854869 gene encoding uncharacterized protein LOC128854869 → MATPVSKATTPASVADQQRVSDTGTAVGVVDLPSAPVAEGVTTRASSAPRQEVMFQAMQKRIAALERSLKVAQDKIREHELTNEAQRADAQSIASAPSDSSANESALPSSSLPMTQIQLLQPQSPLITCAATCVHTVQPPPPQNATRYQMYTATRSSPLIYTSSTNGTYSSSTLSPGDTFVSSLPSTVPISANVGSLPLQFSTQPRKLQDLPEFSGKPEDWPIFFTAYTESTTVYGYSRFENNLRLQKCLKGEAREAVKSLLIHPNNVANIIEQLKFRFGRPEQLIRSQLAHVREIAPISESSVVKLIPFATKISNVCAFLRSACGGEQYLVNPTLLDELVGKLPMSKRIEWAVFASSLQPYATVQHFSDWLTQLANVICTVYDGEAAKDSKRRVVLHAAESQRHSACPICQGQHKPADCTQFSQLTVPERWEEVKRRHLCFSCLNVGHGSRNCQRRKLCSTDGCKRWHHKLLHDIGKIIDGSSNQSPRPRDRQRRTSIADTHTGISTRTQPASRIEQQGDAGAAVLSCSTDNNSKLLFRILPVVLYGNQKRVETYALLDEGSSITMIDSTLIEELGLRGRTERLNLQWFGGRAAQESAMVVDLLVSGAGMQKRHKLRRVYGVSNLQLPSQSLNKSDLRCHESQLNKLAVEPYAQVKPKLLIGLDHCHLGLPSTTMQLNKCGPLAANTELGWVVFGPTMNSDPSLPSCLFVNCHTDQSLHNMVAEYFETESFGVRAAPIMESEADVRAREILKSTTCRVEGRYQTGLLWKRSDIQLPASYSMALKRLAGVEAKMRRDTDFAAEYNRIISSYVMKDYARKLSPEEAALTCNRTWYLPHFAVKNLNKPGKLRMVFDAAAEVDGVSLNSQLMKGPQEYRSLPAILFHFREGATGVCGDIKEMFHQVLVQRDDRCAQRFLWRQGDTTRQPEVHEMRVMTFGAACSPCAANYVKTINALEYGNKVKGATRAVKSILDYHYVDDYVDSFDTEEEAADITKQVRAIHKMAGFDLCNFASNSLRVTEALSGDGNIRQIANKEGVLVDRVLGLFWQASTDTFGFKLRFNNVDSNVLDGGRRPTKRELLSVVMSIFDPLGFLSNFVVSAKILMREVWKNDIRWDEPLPNNVNTAWEGWRKQLPMVAEYTVPRYYYRNGKPEVLQLHVFVDASEDAFAAVAYWRSTNAAGEVEVAFISAKTKCAPMKSLTVPRLELQAAVLGTRLLNCLREEHSLHIDDCVIWSDSKTVIQWLRSEHRRYKPFVQHRIAEILATTTTANWRWLPTEHNVADEATRANNFVDFSSSARWSCGPPFLLREEQYWPTESSTCNHHEEADKELRPKFARAIVSCTFLDYNRFSTFSKLVRTTAWVLRFIDVCRRRKPPDRGYGLTAKEVETAKLCLYRLVQRGEYAEEFQHIESGRNLPRTSSLIQLSPYIDEDGVLRVRGRIEAASWLPISARRPIILPPKHCFSNLVAMHYHVKMHHQNLEATICEIRRLYWVPRLRSLLRSIVANCAICRLRKIHAVSPLMGPLPIDRLTPYVRPFSYTGLDYFGPITVTVRRANEKRWVALFTCLTVRAVHLELAHDLSTDSCIIVLRNFINRRGVPVRVRSDNGKNFVGADMEAKCFSEVFDWQFWTLMMVNRVDSRRRECCEPLISCKNIGNP, encoded by the coding sequence ATGGCGACACCAGTTTCAAAGGCCACTACACCTGCATCAGTAGCCGACCAGCAAAGGGTGTCGGATACTGGCACTGCCGTCGGTGTAGTGGATTTGCCAAGTGCTCCCGTTGCCGAGGGAGTCACCACTCGTGCTTCATCTGCCCCCCGCCAAGAAGTGATGTTCCAGGCTATGCAAAAACGCATCGCCGCGCTTGAACGTAGCCTGAAAGTTGCCCAAGACAAAATAAGGGAACACGAGTTAACCAACGAAGCCCAGCGCGCTGATGCGCAAAGCATAGCCAGTGCACCCAGCGACAGTTCCGCCAACGAATCTGCCTTGCCGTCATCAAGCCTGCCGATGACACAGATCCAGTTGCTTCAGCCGCAATCGCCATTAATAACATGTGCTGCTACCTGTGTGCATACGGTGCAGCCGCCGCCGCCTCAGAACGCTACACGTTATCAGATGTACACCGCTACTCGTTCCTCACCGCTTATTTACACATCCTCAACAAATGGGACGTACAGCAGCTCGACTTTGTCTCCGGGCGACACATTTGTTAGCAGTCTTCCGTCAACGGTGCCAATTTCCGCTAATGTGGGCTCCTTACCCTTGCAGTTTTCAACCCAGCCAAGGAAATTGCAAGATTTGCCGGAGTTTAGCGGGAAACCAGAGGACTGGCCGATATTTTTTACTGCCTACACCGAGTCAACCACTGTCTATGGGTACAGTCGCTTTGAGAACAACTTACGCCTGCAGAAGTGCTTAAAGGGTGAAGCCCGAGAAGCTGTTAAATCGCTACTAATCCATCCAAACAACGTGGCCAATATCATAGAGCAACTTAAGTTCCGATTCGGTCGCCCAGAGCAATTAATTCGAAGCCAGCTAGCCCATGTTCGAGAAATTGCCCCGATATCGGAAAGCTCAGTGGTAAAGTTGATACCATTTGCGACGAAGATTAGCAACGTCTGTGCATTTTTACGTTCTGCATGTGGCGGAGAGCAGTATTTAGTGAATCCAACACTCCTCGATGAGCTCGTCGGAAAGTTACCCATGAGCAAGCGTATCGAATGGGCAGTCTTTGCGTCATCTTTACAGCCTTACGCAACTGTTCAGCATTTTAGCGATTGGCTCACTCAACTTGCCAACGTCATCTGCACGGTTTACGATGGAGAAGCAGCGAAAGATTCGAAGCGTCGGGTTGTGTTGCACGCTGCCGAATCTCAACGTCATTCAGCCTGCCCTATTTGCCAGGGCCAACATAAGCCAGCCGATTGTACGCAGTTTAGTCAACTTACAGTGCCGGAAAGGTGGGAGGAAGTGAAGCGACGTCACCTTTGTTTTTCTTGTCTCAACGTTGGACATGGGTCGCGCAATTGCCAACGGCGCAAACTATGTTCAACTGACGGGTGCAAACGGTGGCATCATAAATTGTTGCACGATATTGGGAAAATAATCGATGGGTCATCAAACCAGTCACCGCGGCCTCGAGATCGCCAACGACGTACTTCCATTGCCGATACACATACAGGTATTAGTACGAGGACGCAGCCAGCGTCTCGTATTGAACAGCAAGGTGATGCGGGTGCAGCGGTCCTTAGTTGCAGTACAGATAACAATAGTAAGTTATTATTTCGGATTCTGCCGGTCGTGCTGTATGGGAACCAAAAGCGCGTTGAGACGTACGCACTTTTAGATGAAGGTTCGTCAATAACAATGATTGATAGCACACTAATTGAAGAGCTCGGCTTACGTGGCCGGACTGAACGCTTGAACCTACAGTGGTTCGGAGGACGTGCCGCTCAGGAGTCGGCCATGGTGGTAGATCTACTCGTGAGTGGTGCCGGTATGCAAAAGAGACATAAGTTACGAAGGGTTTATGGTGTTTCAAACTTGCAGCTGCCTTCTCAGAGTCTGAATAAATCCGATTTGCGTTGCCATGAAAGCCAATTGAATAAGCTGGCAGTTGAACCATACGCACAAGTCAAGCCAAAGCTGCTAATCGGACTCGACCACTGCCACCTCGGTTTGCCGTCAACTACAATGCAGCTAAACAAGTGTGGGCCATTAGCTGCGAATACTGAGCTAGGATGGGTTGTATTTGGGCCAACAATGAACTCCGATCCATCATTGCCATCATGCTTATTCGTTAACTGCCACACTGATCAATCTCTACATAATATGGTTGCTGAATACTTCGAGACGGAAAGCTTTGGGGTTCGAGCTGCACCTATCATGGAGAGTGAAGCTGACGTCCGTGCTCGGGAAATCTTGAAGTCTACTACATGCCGTGTTGAAGGAAGGTACCAGACTGGTCTGCTCTGGAAACGTTCCGACATACAGCTACCTGCCAGCTATTCTATGGCTTTGAAAAGATTAGCGGGTGTTGAAGCAAAAATGAGGCGCGATACAGACTTTGCCGCTGAATATAACCGCATCATAAGTTCTTACGTCATGAAGGACTACGCACGAAAGCTGTCGCCAGAAGAAGCCGCTTTAACTTGCAATAGAACATGGTACCTGCCTCATTTTGCCGTGAAGAATCTAAATAAGCCAGGCAAGTTACGCATGGTGTTCGACGCAGCTGCTGAGGTGGACGGTGTGTCCCTTAATTCACAGCTTATGAAGGGTCCGCAAGAGTATCGGTCTTTGCCTGCTATACTATTCCACTTTCGGGAAGGAGCAACGGGCGTGTGTGGGGACATCAAAGAGATGTTTCACCAGGTGCTGGTTCAACGTGACGACAGATGTGCGCAACGATTTCTTTGGCGCCAAGGTGATACTACCAGACAGCCCGAGGTACATGAGATGCGCGTAATGACCTTTGGAGCAGCATGTTCGCCTTGCGCCGCCAATTATGTGAAGACGATCAATGCGTTAGAGTATGGCAACAAAGTCAAGGGTGCTACCCGAGCCGTGAAATCGATACTGGACTACCATTATGTCGATGACTATGTCGATAGCTTTGACACAGAGGAAGAAGCAGCTGACATAACGAAACAAGTTCGCGCAATACATAAGATGGCCGGTTTCGATCTTTGTAATTTCGCGTCAAACTCATTAAGAGTGACAGAAGCACTTAGTGGTGACGGGAATATCCGtcaaatagcaaataaagaaggagTACTGGTGGACAGAGTCCTCGGTTTGTTTTGGCAGGCATCAACCGACACTTTTGGGTTTAAACTGAGATTCAACAACGTAGATTCCAACGTTTTGGACGGAGGGCGCCGTCCGACGAAGCGAGAACTTCTCAGTGTGGTCATGTCGATCTTCGACCCGCTGGGCTTTCTTAGCAACTTTGTAGTGAGCGCTAAGATCCTCATGCGGGAAGTGTGGAAGAATGACATCCGGTGGGACGAGCCACTGCCAAACAACGTAAACACCGCATGGGAAGGATGGCGTAAACAACTGCCAATGGTCGCCGAATATACCGTCCCTCGATACTATTATCGAAATGGGAAACCTGAAGTTTTGCAGCTCCATGTTTTCGTCGACGCCAGCGAGGATGCCTTTGCCGCGGTAGCCTACTGGAGGTCAACTAATGCCGCCGGTGAGGTTGAAGTCGCATTTATATCTGCAAAAACTAAATGCGCGCCGATGAAGTCATTGACGGTCCCTCGATTGGAGCTTCAGGCAGCTGTATTGGGTACGCGTTTGCTGAATTGCCTACGAGAGGAGCACTCCTTGCACATCGATGACTGCGTCATTTGGAGTGACTCCAAAACAGTGATCCAGTGGCTTCGAAGTGAACATCGACGCTATAAGCCATTTGTGCAGCATCGGATCGCCGAGATATTAGCCACAACTACTACTGCAAACTGGAGATGGCTACCTACCGAGCACAATGTCGCTGATGAGGCTACTCGAGCTAATAACTTTGTCGACTTCAGCTCGTCCGCCCGTTGGTCCTGCGGCCCACCATTTTTGTTACGAGAAGAGCAGTATTGGCCGACAGAGAGCTCTACATGCAATCATCATGAGGAAGCTGACAAGGAACTACGTCCTAAATTCGCCCGTGCAATCGTAAGCTGTACGTTTCTAGACTATAACCGATTCTCTACATTCAGTAAACTGGTGAGAACGACAGCATGGGTCCTGCGATTCATTGACGTTTGCCGCCGCCGTAAACCGCCAGACCGAGGCTATGGGTTGACTGCCAAAGAAGTTGAGACTGCTAAGCTTTGTTTGTACCGCCTCGTTCAACGCGGTGAATACGCCGAAGAGTTTCAGCACATCGAAAGCGGTCGCAACCTGCCACGCACCAGTTCGCTCATTCAACTTTCGCCGTATATAGACGAAGATGGTGTTCTTCGTGTACGAGGACGCATAGAAGCTGCCAGCTGGCTCCCAATAAGCGCGAGACGCCCTATCATACTACCGCCAAAGCATTGTTTCTCAAATCTGGTCGCCATGCACTACCACGTCAAAATGCATCATCAAAATCTAGAAGCCACTATTTGTGAGATACGTCGCCTTTATTGGGTACCACGCCTCAGGAGTTTGCTGCGCAGTATAGTCGCCAATTGCGCCATTTGTCGCTTAAGAAAAATCCATGCCGTATCGCCATTGATGGGCCCTCTTCCGATTGATAGACTCACTCCTTATgtcaggccattcagctatacgGGCCTTGATTACTTTGGACCGATAACAGTAACTGTTCGCCGCGCCAACGAAAAAAGATGGGTGGCGTTATTTACGTGCCTGACAGTCAGGGCTGTGCATCTGGAGTTGGCTCATGACCTCAGCACTGACTCATGTATAATCGTATTGCGCAACTTTATAAATCGTCGCGGCGTTCCCGTACGTGTGAGGTCCGATAATGGGAAGAACTTCGTCGGTGCTGACATGGAAGCAAAGTGCTTCAGTGAAGTCTTCGATTGGCAGTTCTGGACGTTGATGATGGTGAATCGGGTTGATTCACGGAGGCGGGAATGTTGTGAACCCCtgattagttgtaaaaatattgggaacCCCTGA